Proteins encoded in a region of the Streptomyces violaceoruber genome:
- a CDS encoding roadblock/LC7 domain-containing protein, whose translation MVQNQGLGWLLDDLTARVEHVRHALVLSNDGLVTGASTGLRREDAEHLAAVSSGLHSLAKGSGRHFGAGQVQQTMVEFDDAVLFVTAAGSGSCLCVLSGAEADIGQIAYEMTLLVNRVGEHLDVDARQPGRISPTEP comes from the coding sequence ATGGTGCAGAACCAGGGACTGGGCTGGCTGCTGGACGACCTGACCGCACGCGTCGAACACGTGCGGCACGCGTTGGTCCTGTCCAACGACGGATTGGTGACCGGGGCGAGTACGGGCCTGCGACGCGAGGACGCCGAGCACCTCGCCGCCGTGTCGTCCGGACTGCACAGCCTGGCCAAGGGCTCGGGCCGTCACTTCGGCGCCGGCCAGGTACAGCAGACGATGGTCGAGTTCGACGACGCCGTCCTGTTCGTCACCGCGGCGGGTTCGGGCAGTTGCCTGTGCGTGCTCAGTGGGGCGGAGGCCGACATCGGGCAGATCGCCTACGAGATGACGCTGCTCGTGAACCGGGTGGGTGAGCACCTCGACGTCGATGCGCGGCAGCCGGGACGAATATCGCCCACCGAGCCCTGA
- a CDS encoding DUF6397 family protein, with translation MSGNTITHDVAAAGERTGTTRGASVTHHRAARELGLRRSEFDLAVHLGRVRTVGDDAGGGRRVPRDEIDRVRAADGFPEALRAAVRAVGTTEGAALMDVTTARFTRLARLGLLVPVKFYVNRYRAVVWLYLAAELQQFRTDERNTALLKGRTPEGLREQLGEGLDLRPRNWRGRHLGFLLRQADDPWARAAAVASLLDAAEISDVVTDPYERSHLRRFRPARAVHGSPGSPAAQLAEEIVTAGDPDEVDWLRSDLAAAVATARRHRPAPRPAAHGVPHPPGPEPLPRETAEPVPPEGENAAPRAARQPGRLSGLFGRLRRRES, from the coding sequence ATGTCCGGCAACACCATCACGCACGACGTCGCAGCGGCCGGCGAGCGGACCGGGACCACCCGGGGCGCCTCGGTCACCCACCACCGCGCGGCGCGAGAGCTGGGCCTGAGGCGCAGCGAGTTCGACCTCGCCGTGCACCTCGGCAGGGTCCGCACGGTAGGCGACGACGCAGGAGGCGGGCGGCGCGTCCCCCGCGACGAGATCGACCGTGTCCGGGCGGCGGACGGTTTCCCCGAGGCGCTTCGGGCCGCCGTCCGAGCCGTCGGGACCACGGAGGGTGCGGCTCTGATGGACGTGACCACGGCCCGGTTCACCCGTCTCGCTCGGCTGGGACTGCTGGTGCCCGTGAAGTTCTACGTCAACCGGTACCGCGCCGTCGTCTGGCTGTATCTGGCGGCGGAGCTGCAGCAGTTCAGGACGGACGAGCGCAACACCGCACTGCTGAAGGGCCGCACACCCGAAGGCCTGCGGGAGCAGCTCGGGGAGGGACTGGACCTGCGTCCCCGTAACTGGCGGGGACGGCATCTGGGCTTCCTGCTCCGGCAGGCGGACGACCCGTGGGCCCGGGCCGCGGCGGTGGCGTCGCTGCTCGACGCCGCCGAGATCTCGGACGTCGTCACGGACCCCTACGAGCGATCCCATCTGCGCCGGTTCCGCCCCGCACGCGCCGTGCACGGCTCGCCGGGCTCCCCTGCCGCACAGCTCGCCGAGGAGATCGTCACGGCCGGCGACCCGGACGAGGTCGACTGGCTCCGCTCGGACCTGGCGGCCGCGGTGGCCACGGCCCGCCGCCATCGCCCGGCGCCCCGCCCGGCCGCACATGGTGTGCCGCACCCGCCCGGTCCAGAACCCCTGCCGCGCGAGACGGCGGAACCGGTTCCGCCCGAGGGGGAGAACGCCGCACCGCGCGCGGCGCGGCAACCCGGACGGCTGAGTGGGCTGTTCGGACGGCTGCGGCGCAGAGAGTCCTGA
- a CDS encoding acyl-CoA thioesterase, whose protein sequence is MTNPAESLVALLDLEQIEVNIFRGRSPEESLQRVFGGQVAGQALVAAGRTTDGDRPVHSLHAYFLRPGRPGVPIVYQVERDRDGRSFTTRRVTAVQQGRTIFTLTASFHKPEPGSFEHQLPPARKVPDPESLPTVADEVREHLGALPEQLERMARRQPFDIRYVDRLRWSAEDVEGAEPRSAVWMRAVGPLGDDPLVHTCALTYASDMTLLDAVRIPVEPLWGPRGFDMASLDHAMWFHRPFRADEWFLYDQESPIATGGRGLARGRIYDREGRMLVSVVQEGLFRAL, encoded by the coding sequence ATGACGAATCCGGCCGAAAGCCTCGTCGCCCTGCTCGACCTGGAGCAGATCGAGGTCAACATCTTCCGTGGCCGCAGCCCCGAGGAGTCGTTGCAGCGGGTCTTCGGAGGCCAGGTGGCCGGCCAGGCCCTGGTCGCCGCGGGCCGCACCACCGACGGTGACCGCCCGGTGCACTCGCTGCACGCGTACTTCCTGCGTCCGGGGCGCCCGGGAGTGCCCATCGTGTACCAGGTCGAACGGGACCGGGACGGAAGGTCGTTCACCACCCGCAGGGTCACCGCCGTGCAGCAGGGCCGCACGATCTTCACGCTCACCGCCTCCTTTCACAAGCCCGAGCCGGGCAGTTTCGAACACCAGTTGCCACCGGCCCGCAAGGTCCCCGATCCGGAGTCGCTGCCGACGGTGGCCGACGAGGTGCGGGAGCACCTCGGCGCACTGCCGGAGCAGCTGGAGCGGATGGCTCGCCGTCAGCCCTTCGACATCCGCTACGTCGACCGCCTTCGCTGGAGCGCCGAGGACGTCGAGGGAGCCGAGCCCCGCAGCGCCGTGTGGATGCGCGCCGTCGGGCCGCTGGGCGACGACCCGCTCGTGCACACCTGCGCCCTGACCTACGCCAGCGACATGACGCTCCTGGACGCCGTGCGCATCCCCGTGGAGCCGCTGTGGGGGCCCCGGGGGTTCGACATGGCGTCGCTGGACCACGCCATGTGGTTCCACCGGCCGTTCCGGGCCGACGAGTGGTTTCTGTACGACCAGGAGTCCCCGATCGCGACCGGCGGGCGTGGCCTGGCCCGTGGGCGGATCTACGACAGGGAAGGACGGATGCTGGTGTCCGTCGTCCAGGAAGGGCTTTTCCGGGCCCTGTAG
- a CDS encoding DEAD/DEAH box helicase codes for MTLIDQLPRTADPDALYEAFEAWAQERGLTLYPHQEEALIEVVSGANVIVSTPTGSGKSMIAAGAHFAALARDEVTFYTAPIKALVSEKFFELCKIFGTENVGMLTGDASVNSDAPVICCTAEVLASIALRDGKHADIGQVVMDEFHFYAEPDRGWAWQIPLLELPQAQFVLMSATLGDVSFFEKDLARRTGRPTTVVRSATRPVPLSYEFRYTPLTETLTDLLAARQAPVYIVHFTQAQAVERAQALMSINMCTREEKERIAELIGNFRFTTKFGRNLSRYVRHGIGVHHAGMLPKYRRLVEKLAQAGLLKVICGTDTLGVGVNVPIRTVLFTALTKYDGTRVRTLRAREFHQIAGRAGRAGFDTEGFVVAQAPEHVVENEKALAKAGDDPKKRRKVVRKKAPEGFVAWSESTFDKLIGSQPEPLTSRFRVTHTMLLSVIARPGDAFSAMRHLLEDNHEPRRQQLRHIRRAIAIYRSLLDGGIVEKLDQPDAEGRIVRLTVDLQQDFALNQPLSTFALAAFELLDPESPSYALDMVSVVESTLDDPRQILAAQQNKARGEAVAAMKADGVEYEERMERLQDITYPKPLEELLFHAYDTYRRSHPWVGDHPLSPKSVIRDMYERALTFTELVSHYELARTEGIVLRYLASAYKALDHTVPDDLKSEDLQDLIEWLGEMVRQVDSSLLDEWEQLANPAEMTAEEAQEKADQVRPVTANARAFRVLVRNAMFRRVELAALDQVGELGEMDADAGWDADAWGEAMDKYWDEYDDLGTGPNARGPKLLVIEEEPQNALWRVRQIFDDPNDDHDWGISAEVDLTASDAEGRAVVRVTDVGQL; via the coding sequence GTGACCCTCATCGATCAGCTGCCGCGGACCGCCGACCCCGATGCCCTGTACGAAGCCTTCGAGGCGTGGGCGCAGGAGCGCGGTCTCACGCTCTACCCCCATCAGGAGGAGGCGCTGATCGAGGTGGTCTCCGGCGCGAACGTGATCGTGTCGACTCCCACCGGTTCCGGTAAGAGCATGATCGCGGCGGGCGCGCACTTCGCCGCCCTGGCCCGGGACGAGGTCACCTTCTACACGGCTCCGATCAAGGCGCTGGTGTCGGAGAAGTTCTTCGAGCTGTGCAAGATCTTCGGCACCGAGAACGTGGGCATGCTGACCGGCGACGCCTCGGTGAACTCCGACGCGCCGGTCATCTGCTGCACCGCCGAGGTCCTGGCGTCCATCGCGCTGCGTGACGGCAAGCACGCGGACATCGGCCAGGTCGTCATGGACGAGTTCCACTTCTACGCGGAGCCGGACCGCGGCTGGGCCTGGCAGATCCCCCTGCTGGAACTGCCGCAGGCCCAGTTCGTCCTGATGTCGGCGACGCTCGGCGACGTCTCCTTCTTCGAGAAGGACCTGGCACGCCGCACCGGCCGTCCCACCACGGTGGTCCGCTCGGCCACCCGTCCGGTGCCGTTGTCCTACGAATTCCGCTACACCCCGCTCACCGAGACCCTCACCGACCTGCTGGCGGCCCGGCAGGCCCCCGTGTACATCGTGCATTTCACCCAGGCGCAGGCCGTGGAGCGGGCACAGGCGCTGATGAGCATCAACATGTGCACGCGTGAGGAGAAGGAACGGATCGCCGAGCTGATCGGCAACTTCCGCTTCACCACGAAGTTCGGCCGCAACCTCTCCCGGTACGTGCGGCACGGCATCGGGGTCCACCATGCCGGCATGCTGCCGAAGTACCGGCGGCTGGTGGAGAAGCTGGCGCAGGCGGGCCTGCTGAAGGTCATCTGCGGGACGGACACGCTCGGCGTGGGCGTCAACGTGCCCATTCGGACCGTGTTGTTCACCGCGCTGACCAAGTACGACGGCACCCGGGTCCGCACGCTGCGGGCCAGGGAGTTCCACCAGATCGCCGGCCGGGCCGGGCGTGCCGGGTTCGACACGGAGGGCTTCGTCGTCGCCCAGGCCCCCGAGCACGTCGTCGAGAACGAGAAGGCGCTCGCCAAGGCCGGTGACGACCCGAAGAAGCGGCGGAAGGTCGTCCGGAAGAAGGCTCCCGAGGGGTTCGTCGCCTGGTCGGAAAGCACGTTCGACAAGCTCATCGGCTCGCAGCCGGAGCCGCTGACGTCCCGCTTCCGGGTCACCCACACCATGCTGCTGTCGGTGATCGCCCGTCCGGGCGACGCCTTCTCCGCGATGCGGCACCTGCTGGAGGACAACCACGAGCCGCGCAGGCAGCAGCTGAGGCACATCCGGCGGGCGATCGCCATCTACCGCTCGCTGCTGGACGGCGGCATCGTGGAGAAGCTCGACCAGCCGGACGCGGAGGGTCGCATCGTGCGTCTCACGGTCGACCTGCAGCAGGACTTCGCGCTGAACCAGCCGCTGTCGACGTTCGCCCTGGCCGCCTTCGAGCTGCTGGACCCGGAGTCGCCCTCGTACGCGCTGGACATGGTGTCGGTCGTGGAGTCCACGCTGGACGACCCGCGGCAGATCCTCGCCGCCCAGCAGAACAAGGCCCGCGGTGAGGCCGTGGCCGCGATGAAGGCGGACGGGGTCGAGTACGAGGAGCGCATGGAGCGCCTCCAGGACATCACGTACCCGAAGCCCTTGGAGGAACTGCTCTTCCACGCCTACGACACGTACCGCAGGAGCCACCCCTGGGTCGGTGACCACCCGCTGTCCCCGAAGTCGGTCATCCGCGACATGTACGAACGGGCACTGACCTTCACGGAGCTGGTCTCCCACTACGAACTGGCCCGCACCGAGGGCATCGTGCTGCGCTACCTGGCGAGCGCCTACAAGGCCCTCGACCACACCGTGCCGGACGACCTCAAGTCCGAGGACCTGCAGGACCTGATCGAGTGGCTCGGCGAGATGGTGCGCCAGGTCGACTCCAGTCTCCTCGACGAGTGGGAACAGCTCGCCAACCCGGCGGAGATGACCGCCGAGGAGGCTCAGGAGAAGGCCGATCAGGTACGGCCGGTCACGGCCAACGCGCGCGCCTTCCGTGTGCTGGTCCGCAACGCCATGTTCCGCCGGGTCGAGCTCGCCGCCCTGGACCAGGTCGGTGAGCTGGGCGAGATGGATGCCGACGCCGGCTGGGACGCCGACGCGTGGGGCGAGGCCATGGACAAGTACTGGGACGAGTACGACGACCTGGGCACCGGCCCCAACGCCCGCGGCCCGAAGCTGCTCGTCATCGAGGAGGAGCCGCAGAACGCGCTGTGGCGCGTGCGGCAGATCTTCGACGACCCGAACGACGACCACGACTGGGGCATCAGTGCGGAGGTCGACCTCACCGCCTCCGACGCGGAGGGCCGTGCGGTCGTCCGTGTCACTGATGTCGGCCAGCTGTGA
- a CDS encoding metal-dependent hydrolase yields MMGPAHSLSGAAAWLGVGAATAAAGHPMPWPVLLAGALICAGAALAPDLDHKAATISRAFGPVSRGLCEIVDKLSYAVYKATKKRGDPRRTGGHRTLTHTWLWAVLIGGGTSVLAITGGRWAVLAILFVHMVLAIEGLLWRATRGSSSDVLVWLLAGTSAWILAGILDKPDGGADWLFTAPGQEYLWLGLPIVLGALVHDIGDALTVSGCPILWPIPVGRKRWYPIGPPKAMRFRAGSWVELKVLMPVFMLLGGVGGAAALNFI; encoded by the coding sequence ATGATGGGACCAGCACACTCACTCTCGGGCGCCGCGGCGTGGCTCGGCGTCGGGGCGGCGACCGCCGCCGCGGGGCACCCGATGCCCTGGCCGGTGCTGCTCGCCGGAGCCCTGATCTGTGCCGGAGCGGCGCTCGCCCCCGACCTCGACCACAAGGCGGCCACCATCTCCCGGGCCTTCGGACCGGTCTCACGGGGGCTGTGCGAGATCGTGGACAAGCTGTCCTACGCCGTCTACAAGGCCACGAAGAAGCGCGGCGACCCGCGCCGCACCGGCGGGCACCGCACGCTGACGCACACCTGGCTGTGGGCGGTCCTGATCGGCGGGGGCACCTCGGTCCTGGCCATCACGGGTGGCCGGTGGGCGGTTCTGGCGATCCTCTTCGTGCACATGGTGCTGGCCATCGAGGGCCTGCTCTGGCGGGCCACCCGCGGCTCCAGCAGCGACGTGCTGGTCTGGCTGCTGGCCGGGACCAGCGCCTGGATCCTTGCCGGGATCCTGGACAAGCCCGACGGTGGCGCGGACTGGCTGTTCACCGCGCCGGGCCAGGAATACCTGTGGCTGGGGCTGCCGATCGTGCTCGGCGCGCTGGTGCACGACATCGGGGACGCGCTGACCGTCTCCGGCTGCCCGATACTGTGGCCCATACCGGTGGGCCGCAAGCGGTGGTATCCCATCGGCCCACCGAAGGCGATGCGGTTCCGGGCGGGCAGCTGGGTGGAGCTCAAGGTGCTGATGCCGGTGTTCATGCTGCTCGGGGGAGTGGGCGGCGCGGCGGCACTCAACTTCATCTGA
- a CDS encoding type B 50S ribosomal protein L31 translates to MQQDKHPDYRPVVFRDRGAGYAFLTRSTATSDQTIVWDDGETYPVVEVEISSESHPFYTGKARTVDSEGRVARFERRYGAGEGQDTGEAG, encoded by the coding sequence ATGCAGCAGGACAAGCATCCCGACTACCGGCCCGTCGTCTTCCGTGACCGCGGCGCCGGTTACGCCTTCCTCACCCGGTCCACCGCGACCAGCGACCAGACCATCGTGTGGGACGACGGCGAGACCTACCCGGTGGTGGAGGTGGAGATCTCCTCGGAGAGCCACCCCTTCTACACGGGCAAGGCGCGAACGGTGGACTCGGAGGGGCGCGTCGCCCGCTTCGAGCGGCGTTACGGCGCGGGCGAGGGACAGGACACCGGGGAAGCCGGCTGA
- a CDS encoding DUF5709 domain-containing protein — MNSVDGWGDDVYQPDGSEQREDTGLLDGEDTLEEDGVDDPLDRGWSPPERPWAVEHTGVTAAERRRGETLDQRLAEERPDELAPEGDGLGDSDGTDGELLDNEVGADRSGRLVAPDEGVHEDEEPALVAMDVGIDGAAASAEEAAMHVVDEDSLPG, encoded by the coding sequence GTGAACAGCGTCGACGGATGGGGAGATGACGTCTACCAGCCCGACGGATCCGAGCAGCGGGAGGACACCGGCCTGCTCGACGGTGAGGACACTCTCGAGGAGGACGGTGTCGACGATCCCCTCGACCGGGGCTGGTCCCCGCCCGAGCGCCCCTGGGCGGTGGAACACACCGGCGTGACGGCCGCCGAACGCCGCCGCGGCGAAACGCTGGACCAGCGGCTCGCCGAGGAGCGGCCGGACGAGCTCGCGCCCGAGGGCGACGGGCTGGGCGATTCCGACGGCACCGACGGGGAACTGCTGGACAACGAGGTGGGCGCGGACCGCTCCGGCCGGCTCGTGGCACCCGACGAAGGGGTGCACGAGGACGAGGAGCCGGCGCTGGTCGCCATGGACGTGGGCATCGACGGCGCGGCCGCCTCCGCCGAAGAGGCCGCGATGCACGTGGTCGACGAGGACTCCCTGCCCGGCTGA
- a CDS encoding ABC transporter ATP-binding protein, protein MIGVAPPSYDPAAPTTANTLPVGARPTVRAYVGELLRRHRRAFLFLVTVNTVAVIASMAGPYLLGGLVERVSDDARELRLGLTATLFVLALVVQAVFVREVRLRGAVLGERMLADLREDFLVRSVGLPPGVLERAGTGDLLSRITTDIDRLANAMREAVPQLAIGAVWVVLLLGGLVVTAPPLAPAVLIAVPLLVIGCRWYFRRAPAAYRSEAAGYAAVAAALAETVDAGRTVESHRLDARRIELSERRIREWTAWERYTLWLRSVLFPVINVTHVTVLASVLLIGGVFVLQGWIGVGQLTTAALIAQMLVDPVGIILRWYDELQVAQVSLARLVGVRDIEPDAGDATLAPDGRRVHADRVHFGYLEGVDVLRKVSLEVAPGTRLALVGPSGAGKSTLGRLLAGIYGPREGRITLGGAELSRMSAERVRSHVALVNQEHHVFVGSLRDNLRLARTGATDAELWAALGAVDADDWSRGLDEGLDTEVGSGGFALTPAQAQQIALARLVLADPHTLVLDEATSLLDPRAARHLERSLARVLDGRTVIAIAHRLHTAHDADVIAVVENGRISELGSHDELVAADGAYAALWRSWHG, encoded by the coding sequence ATGATCGGCGTCGCCCCACCGTCCTACGACCCGGCCGCTCCCACGACGGCGAACACCCTGCCCGTCGGCGCGCGCCCGACCGTGCGCGCGTACGTGGGAGAACTGCTGCGCCGGCACCGCCGGGCCTTCCTCTTCCTCGTCACCGTCAACACCGTCGCCGTGATCGCCTCGATGGCGGGCCCCTACCTGCTGGGCGGGCTCGTGGAGCGGGTCTCGGACGACGCGCGCGAGCTGCGACTCGGCCTCACGGCCACGCTCTTCGTGCTCGCCCTCGTCGTGCAGGCCGTGTTCGTGCGCGAGGTGCGGCTGCGGGGGGCCGTGCTCGGCGAGCGGATGCTGGCCGATCTGCGCGAGGACTTCCTCGTGCGGTCGGTCGGCCTGCCGCCCGGCGTGCTGGAGCGGGCCGGCACGGGCGACCTGCTCTCCCGGATCACCACGGACATCGACCGGCTCGCCAACGCCATGCGCGAGGCCGTGCCCCAGCTCGCGATCGGCGCCGTGTGGGTCGTGCTGCTGCTCGGTGGCCTGGTGGTGACCGCACCGCCGCTGGCGCCCGCGGTACTGATCGCGGTGCCGCTGCTGGTGATCGGCTGCCGCTGGTACTTCCGCAGGGCGCCCGCCGCCTACCGCTCGGAGGCCGCCGGGTACGCCGCGGTGGCCGCCGCGCTCGCCGAGACGGTGGACGCCGGGCGCACCGTGGAGTCCCACCGCCTCGACGCCCGTCGCATCGAGCTGTCCGAGCGCCGGATCAGGGAGTGGACGGCCTGGGAGCGCTACACGCTGTGGCTGCGGTCGGTGCTCTTCCCCGTCATCAACGTCACCCACGTGACCGTGCTCGCCTCCGTCCTGCTCATCGGCGGTGTCTTCGTCCTCCAGGGCTGGATCGGGGTCGGTCAGCTGACCACGGCCGCCCTGATCGCGCAGATGCTCGTCGACCCGGTCGGCATCATCCTGCGCTGGTACGACGAGCTGCAGGTGGCCCAGGTGTCCCTGGCCCGGCTGGTGGGCGTGCGGGACATCGAGCCGGACGCCGGCGACGCCACGCTCGCCCCCGACGGACGGCGCGTGCACGCCGACCGCGTGCACTTCGGCTACCTCGAGGGCGTGGACGTCCTGCGCAAGGTGTCGCTGGAGGTCGCCCCGGGCACCAGGCTCGCCCTGGTCGGCCCCTCGGGCGCCGGCAAATCCACCCTGGGCAGGCTGCTCGCGGGCATCTACGGTCCACGGGAGGGCCGGATCACCCTGGGCGGGGCGGAACTCTCCCGGATGTCCGCGGAACGGGTCCGCTCGCACGTCGCCCTGGTCAACCAGGAGCACCACGTCTTCGTGGGTTCCCTGCGCGACAACCTCCGGCTCGCCAGGACCGGTGCCACCGACGCCGAGCTGTGGGCGGCGCTGGGTGCGGTCGACGCGGACGACTGGTCCCGTGGGCTGGACGAGGGCCTGGACACCGAGGTCGGCTCGGGCGGCTTCGCGCTGACCCCGGCGCAGGCCCAGCAGATCGCGCTGGCCCGCCTGGTACTGGCCGACCCGCACACCCTGGTGCTGGACGAGGCGACGTCCCTGCTCGACCCGCGGGCCGCACGCCATCTCGAACGGTCCCTGGCCCGGGTCCTGGACGGTCGCACGGTGATCGCGATCGCCCACCGCCTGCACACCGCCCACGACGCGGACGTCATCGCCGTGGTCGAGAACGGCCGGATCAGCGAGCTGGGCAGCCACGACGAACTCGTCGCGGCGGACGGTGCCTACGCGGCGCTGTGGCGGTCCTGGCACGGGTAG
- a CDS encoding ABC transporter transmembrane domain-containing protein, whose protein sequence is MQIQDLPYPDPGVPDARSGPRFLWWLFRNQLGGQLKSLAWGLLHFASVSALPFCVGLAIQAVVDRSGSRLALAGGVMVLCCVGNALGDTFLHRAAVTNWITAAARVQQLLARKTALLGSALTRRVAAGEVVAVSTGDVEKIGWFVEAVSRFTAAALTIVLVCVALVVYQPALGVVVLVGLPVLALAVLPLLPRATRRADVQRDKAGRATELASDTVAGLRVLRGIGGEELFLDRYRDASQEVRHAAVRSARMWSLISAIQVLLPGLLLIAVVWHGVHLAREGRIDVGELVTVYSSVMILTYPLRHFEEIAMAYSFSRPSAKRAARVLSLERTTDTEGSRAAEIPTGDLYDPATGLLAPAGRFTAVVCGDPDAAGRLAERLGGHPSEEGTSALLGGVPLDELPLKSARTAVLVQDKDPVLLSGTLRELLDVPASGAVGAEDALSAAQCGDVLTALAQGSVGADDAMDARITERGRSLSGGQRQRLALARSLITDPEALVLDEPTSAVDSHTEARIAEGVRALRAGRTTVVFTSSPLLLDRADRIVFLHDGEVAAVGAHRELLHTEPRYRAVVTRETDEETVAHPDAVPAGGKPAKPLADDGRAEGRDGSLSDDDVLHRLEEIEETA, encoded by the coding sequence ATGCAGATCCAAGACCTTCCGTATCCCGACCCGGGTGTGCCGGACGCACGCTCGGGCCCCCGATTCCTGTGGTGGCTGTTCCGCAACCAGCTCGGTGGGCAACTCAAGTCGCTGGCCTGGGGCCTGCTGCACTTCGCCTCCGTCTCCGCCCTGCCCTTCTGCGTCGGTCTCGCCATCCAGGCGGTCGTCGACCGCTCCGGCAGCCGGCTCGCCCTCGCGGGCGGCGTCATGGTCCTGTGCTGTGTCGGCAACGCGCTCGGCGACACCTTCCTGCACCGCGCGGCCGTCACCAACTGGATCACCGCCGCCGCCCGCGTCCAGCAACTGCTGGCCCGCAAAACGGCGCTGCTGGGCTCGGCACTGACCCGGCGCGTCGCGGCCGGAGAGGTCGTGGCCGTGTCCACCGGCGACGTCGAGAAGATCGGCTGGTTCGTGGAGGCCGTCTCCCGCTTCACCGCGGCCGCGCTCACCATCGTGCTGGTCTGCGTGGCGCTGGTCGTCTACCAGCCGGCGCTCGGCGTCGTCGTGCTCGTGGGCCTGCCGGTGCTGGCCCTCGCGGTACTGCCCCTGCTGCCCCGCGCCACCCGGCGGGCCGACGTCCAGCGCGACAAGGCCGGCCGCGCCACCGAACTCGCCTCGGACACCGTCGCCGGACTGCGCGTGCTGCGCGGCATCGGCGGCGAGGAACTCTTCCTCGACCGCTACCGCGACGCCTCCCAGGAGGTGCGCCACGCTGCCGTGCGCAGCGCCCGCATGTGGTCCCTGATCTCCGCCATCCAGGTGCTGCTGCCCGGGCTGCTGCTGATCGCCGTGGTCTGGCACGGCGTCCACCTGGCCCGCGAGGGTCGTATCGACGTCGGCGAACTCGTCACCGTCTACAGCTCCGTCATGATCCTCACCTACCCGCTGCGGCACTTCGAGGAGATCGCCATGGCGTACTCCTTCTCCCGGCCCTCGGCCAAACGGGCGGCACGGGTGCTGTCCCTGGAGCGCACCACGGACACCGAGGGTTCGCGCGCCGCCGAGATCCCCACCGGCGACCTGTACGACCCCGCCACCGGTCTCCTGGCTCCGGCGGGCCGGTTCACCGCCGTGGTGTGCGGTGACCCGGACGCGGCCGGGCGGCTCGCGGAGCGGCTCGGCGGGCACCCGTCGGAGGAGGGCACATCGGCCCTGCTGGGCGGGGTACCGCTGGACGAGCTTCCCCTGAAGTCCGCGCGCACCGCCGTCCTGGTGCAGGACAAGGACCCGGTACTGCTCTCCGGAACGCTCCGGGAACTGCTGGACGTGCCCGCGTCCGGTGCCGTCGGCGCCGAGGACGCGCTGTCCGCAGCCCAGTGCGGTGACGTACTGACGGCGCTCGCGCAGGGCTCGGTCGGTGCCGACGACGCGATGGACGCCCGCATCACCGAGCGCGGCCGTTCGTTGTCGGGCGGCCAGCGCCAGCGTCTGGCACTGGCCCGGTCGCTGATCACGGACCCGGAGGCGCTGGTCCTGGACGAACCGACCTCGGCGGTCGACTCGCACACCGAGGCGCGGATCGCGGAAGGCGTACGGGCACTGCGCGCGGGGCGCACCACGGTGGTGTTCACCTCCTCGCCGCTGCTGCTGGACCGTGCGGACCGGATCGTGTTCCTGCACGACGGCGAGGTCGCGGCGGTCGGCGCGCACCGGGAGCTGCTGCACACCGAGCCCCGGTACCGGGCGGTGGTGACCCGCGAGACCGACGAGGAGACCGTGGCGCACCCGGACGCCGTACCGGCCGGCGGGAAACCGGCGAAGCCCCTGGCCGACGACGGCCGCGCCGAGGGCCGGGACGGCTCTCTGAGCGACGACGACGTACTGCACCGACTGGAAGAGATCGAGGAGACGGCATGA
- a CDS encoding MarR family winged helix-turn-helix transcriptional regulator: MTAPDSDGLLAEQLLRLTRRVHRIQKRHLEHRDLGITPAQSRLLRTLAHWGSPPRMADLAERLEVVPRAVTTLVDGLEAAGKVRRVPDPANRRVIRIELTDDGRAALRELRGARRSAAEEILAPLTDEQRAVLGRLLDTLIDGPDTGEGRRTG, encoded by the coding sequence ATGACCGCCCCCGATTCCGACGGCCTGCTCGCCGAGCAGCTGCTGCGGCTCACCCGCAGGGTGCACCGCATCCAGAAGCGCCATCTCGAGCACCGCGACCTCGGCATCACCCCGGCCCAGTCCCGGCTCCTGCGCACGCTGGCGCACTGGGGCTCACCTCCCCGGATGGCCGACCTGGCCGAGCGGCTGGAAGTCGTGCCCCGGGCGGTGACGACCCTGGTCGACGGGCTGGAGGCGGCCGGGAAGGTGCGCCGTGTCCCGGACCCCGCCAACCGCCGGGTCATCCGGATCGAGCTGACCGACGACGGGCGCGCCGCCCTGCGGGAACTGCGCGGTGCGCGCCGCTCCGCCGCCGAGGAGATCCTTGCCCCGCTGACGGACGAGCAGCGCGCGGTGCTGGGCAGACTGCTGGACACCCTGATCGACGGGCCCGACACGGGCGAGGGCCGCCGGACGGGGTGA